A stretch of Zootoca vivipara chromosome 13, rZooViv1.1, whole genome shotgun sequence DNA encodes these proteins:
- the SOST gene encoding sclerostin — protein sequence MQTSQALYSFCIFFQVFLPSGRGWQVLKNDATEIVPDFPENTEPPAEQPYVQSDNDTMNNRAQQGERHLQLALGRTEPLEFSCRETYSTRYITDGLCRSIKPLRELVCSGQCLPSHLLPNSIGKGKWWRQNALDYRCIPAHSRSQRLQLACPDEELRTIKIRAVTACKCKRYTRYHNRSQLKDFSKEAARPQKNKKPRLSRARGSKANQPELENSY from the exons ATGCAGACGTCCCAGGCTCTGTACTCTTTCTGCATCTTCTTCCAAGTCTTCCTCCCTTCTGGGCGAGGCTGGCAAGTGCTTAAAAACGATGCCACGGAGATCGTGCCCGACTTCCCGGAGAATACCGAGCCACCGGCCGAGCAACCGTACGTCCAGAGTGACAACGACACCATGAACAACCGGGCGCAACAAGGAGAGAGGCACCTGCAACTTGCCCTGGGCAGGACGG AACCACTGGAGTTCAGCTGCCGGGAAACATACTCGACCCGCTACATCACCGACGGTCTGTGCCGCAGCATCAAGCCGCTAAGAGAGCTGGTCTGTTCCGGTCAGTGCctcccctcccacctcctccccaaCTCCATCGGCAAGGGGAAATGGTGGCGGCAGAACGCTTTGGATTACCGCTGCATCCCGGCGCACAGCCGCTCTCAGCGTCTCCAGCTGGCCTGCCCTGACGAGGAGCTGCGGACTATCAAGATCAGAGCCGTCACCGCTTGCAAGTGCAAGCGCTACACCCGCTACCACAACCGCTCCCAGCTCAAGGACTTCAGCAAAGAGGCCGCCCGGCCCCAGAAGAACAAAAAGCCACGTCTCTCCAGGGCCAGGGGCAGTAAGGCCAACCAGCCGGAGCTGGAGAACTCCTACTAA